A portion of the Cryptomeria japonica chromosome 5, Sugi_1.0, whole genome shotgun sequence genome contains these proteins:
- the LOC131063753 gene encoding floral homeotic protein GLOBOSA, with product MGRGKIEIKKIENSTNRQVTFSKRRGGLIKKAQELSILCSAEVAVIIFSNTGKLCEFSNSSMSKILGKYQKEKGSQLWDAEHQNLYNEIKRLKEENERFKSNLRHMKGEDVNSLPLEDLCLLEQALEIAIERVRTKKDHCFVEELYNSRKRLSSLEEENKRLREIAGNCRAMTMERENGYGVSNVYGGGEGVTSLHISPTFRVQPSHPNLKDTGY from the exons ATGGGGAGGGGAAAGATTGAGATCAAGAAGATTGAGAATTCAACCAACAGGCAGGTGACTTTTTCTAAGAGGAGAGGAGGGCTTATAAAGAAAGCTCAGGAGCTCTCCATCTTGTGCTCTGCAGAGGTTGCTGTTATCATTTTCTCCAACACAGGAAAGTTATGTGAATTCTCAAACTCCAG CATGAGCAAAATATTGGGCAAGTACCAAAAGGAGAAGGGATCCCAACTTTGGGACGCTGAACATCAA AACTTGTATAATGAAATCAAGAGACTGAAAGAAGAGAATGAAAGATTTAAGAGCAACTTGAG GCATATGAAGGGAGAGGATGTCAATTCACTACCACTGGAGGATCTGTGTCTCTTGGAACAAGCTCTTGAGATTGCAATAGAGAGAGTTCGAACCAAGAAG GATCATTGTTTCGTCGAAGAGCTGTACAACAGCAGGAAAAGGCTATCTTCATTGGAGGAGGAAAATAAGCGTCTGAGAGAG ATTGCGGGAAATTGTCGAGCAATGACAATGGAGCGAGAAAATGGATATGGCGTGAGCAATGTATATGGTGGAGGAGAAGGAGTAACATCTCTGCATATTAGTCCCACATTTCGTGTGCAGCCAAGTCACCCTAACTTGAAGGATACTGGATATTAA